In the Clostridium beijerinckii genome, one interval contains:
- a CDS encoding YjdF family protein, with translation MITIIKLTVLFDDPFWIGVFESIKNGEYKVCKVTFGSEPKDEEVYELILKKFYRLNFSSPVLSDDFKSPAKPNPKRLQRSIRKEVNVKGIGTKAQIAMQLQHEQSKIVRKQKSKEQKEQEEQRKFELRKNKKLEKHKGH, from the coding sequence ATGATAACAATAATTAAATTAACAGTTCTTTTTGATGATCCATTTTGGATTGGTGTCTTTGAAAGTATTAAAAATGGTGAATATAAGGTATGCAAAGTTACCTTCGGCTCAGAACCAAAAGACGAGGAAGTTTACGAGCTCATACTGAAAAAATTCTATCGTCTAAATTTTAGTTCGCCAGTATTGTCTGATGACTTCAAATCACCAGCAAAACCTAATCCTAAAAGGCTTCAACGAAGCATTAGAAAAGAGGTTAATGTTAAAGGCATAGGAACTAAAGCCCAAATAGCAATGCAATTACAGCATGAACAAAGCAAAATTGTACGCAAACAAAAATCAAAAGAACAAAAGGAGCAAGAAGAGCAAAGAAAATTCGAGTTAAGAAAAAATAAAAAGCTTGAAAAGCATAAAGGACATTAA